The genome window TACCTTAatccttttattaggttgtttaaTTGCAAGTAGGCGACGAATGGCTGTATAGGTTGAATTCCCGTGCGGCACATGCCGCGTTTGGGTATTGTTCAAATAGGaatttagttttttaaaaaaaaatgggtttGCGATGTACCTGTACTCTGCAACTTTGCCTAccattttctgaaaatgagaaatTATAGTGACGCTTGTCCTTTGCTTTATCTTGAAATTAACTCGTTAATTAAGATGCAATAGGTAATCACAGGAAAATCATTTAAGATACAATAATCAGTAATTCGCTCAATATACCGTTAATTTCTTTGTATTTATAAACatgcaattaaattaaattatgcgcACTGAAAATTAAGAAGTTGATCCATCAAATTCTAATTAACCTATTGGTGAAAGATGACGCAGCTATACATTTCGATATGTTTATATTTGTTTAATCTATAGGTAAAATGACCTTCTATAAGCGGAATAGCTACTTCTATAgaaataatttaattgtttggaaccatttattaatttttcaggaGAAATCTAAATGTATGTGTTATGACAAGAAAAACAAAGCATTAAATGCAATGTTCAAAGGTGGCACATAAATTTCCTCATATTGTTTTTGTAAATAAGCACATTATTTATCATAGTTTTCTCATTTTTGCTATTTAGCAATCATTTCCCTTGCAACGGATCGTCGGGTAATTTAATTAGTTTGCCTGCAAAATGAAAAGTAAGATCGACAATGGCAATCATGGTAATTAGGTTGGAGACAAAAATTCAAATGTCTGTACAAAAGGAGAGGAACGCAATTAGTGAATGTTCACAGGTACCATATATCCATTTTCAGGTTTAACTCTTTATCATGTTTAATTTGTGTGATGTTTTGTAAAAGATTGTTAGTTGAGTGAGGTGGGAAATGCCGacaatgaaaataatgatgGCCAATAAAAATTGAAGTCTAATAAATGTTGGGATGGGACGCATATATTTTTTAGGAACCTTTTTTAAATATGCACTGCGCCTTTGAGAATTATGGCTTGCATTTCAGGAAGGACAGCTTCAATTGAGGAATAGGTAGCTGAACGAAAGTTTCCATTGTTTTATTGTGTTACAAGCATTTTCCTTGTGCAGGATCATTAGTAATAGTTATGGCTTAAGTATTTTCCGGCGGGGTGAGCTGGCAAATCCCAAATATGAGGATtatgataataaaataataaaaagtaagtctagtttaaaaatgaaaggaaaattcttAATACATGTTCAAAGGTGAAACATATTTTTAACATATACCTGTTGGTAATGATTAAAAAATGGCCCTTTAATAGATGGTGACGTCGCCATACCGAATTAGATATAGTTTTCATGGAATTTCCGATCGACAGAGATTACTCCTGTAGCAAGGCGGAAAACGAGGTAAGATAATTTAGTATTGACGAAGAAATTAGGAAATTACCTGGTACAGTATAAATAGGAACATTATATTCGTAGATAGTCAGTAAGTTATAAGCCGCTTAGACCatacattgaaattttttactaataattttttcagctaaatttataaaattaattaagaaatacCTGATAGTACTTAGATTTGCCATTGTTTgctgtatattttaaattataattgaaAGAAGTTATTTACATTTGTAGTAAGTAGTATGACAGGAATTGTAGATACTGAGGCGTGGAGGGAGTTTTTCTCCGTGCTACAAACCTTGCCGGAGCTTTGGAAGGTCAAAGCGGATGTCTTTAAAGACAAgcataagaaaaaaattgcactttcAAAACTATTGGAAGTATATAAGTCAATAGACGGCAACGCGAATGAAGACACCGTGAAAAAAAGACTTCAAAATATAAGAAGCTGCTACCGCAGAGAGTGTAAAAAAGTCGAGAGGAGCCGAAAATCTGGAGCTGGCGTCGAGGAGGAGTATGTACCAACGTTATGGTACTTTGATCTAGTTGAGTTCTTGAGGGATCAAGAAATCCAGTTGAGTGGGACGTCTACCGTCGACTTGGATGATGGAGATCTTGAGTTACCAACGGTAAGTAACTATTAATCTAAGATTCTATACTTACATTTCAAATTATTCGTTAATTTATGTTACAATTAAcgttatttaattatttcaggAAACTCATGAGCCcgggcccagccgcaaaaggagaagAACTAATGATGAGTACCTAGAGGAGAGGAATGCGCTACTTAAAGACGCGCTGGCCCAGTTGGCATCCTCAGAAAAGCCGAAGGATGATGCCAGCACACATTCTGAAAGTTGGGCAGTTTCACTTAGGGAGCTTTCGCCGCTCCAACAAATATATGCCAAAAAAGCGATACAGGACATTTTCACGCTAGGGCAATTGGGAGCCCTACGGTTGACTACAGTAAATGTTGCTGAAGCCTTAGCAATTTCAAGTGAACATAGCGGTGAATAACTTTCCCTCCTTCCTTTCTGTTATTATTTAATCATATagttacatataaatacatacttatcaaatcaaaaatactaattgttgttttcatttataaacAAACTTTGCCAAGGCACTGCTCCAACTCCATTAAAATACTTTGTGTATTTGattcttgtttcttttgctATTAAAGTTGCATTTTTCGATGCAGTTGGTTGAAGATCAGAAAGCTGTTGGCTGTCTTGTCTCCAAGCACCCAATTGAATATTACCATTATTTATGTGTTCAACATCAACACTTCCTCTTAAGTAGACCGAGGGGTTGGTTCTCCTTAAAAAATTGTGGAGATAACAGCATGCTAGATCTATTATGGTAgcttttttattgttcaaattTATGCGGTTTATAAGTATGCGGAATCGCGTTGCCAgaattccaaatgcattttcCACAATTCTTCTAGCCCTGTAATTGTATACTCTTTCCTCTATTGATAGATTATTGCGGCTGTACGCTTTCATCAAATTCCTCAATAATGGGAAGGCATCTTCCCCCACAAAAACAATTTACAAAATTGGCATTTACATGCTCACGACGTCAAAGTGTTACATCGGACTATACAAGCCAACACAAACACTCAATAAAATTTAGTAAATAAGATGTTGTAATGCTTGGTGCATATTAGTTCCAATAAACTAATGCCGAATTCCAATAAGAATGCATGGCTTATCGGAACTAAAGAACAACAAACAAGGATCGTTTTTAGTAAGATTTACATAATATTGGCCTGCCTACATAATATTAGACTCAGCTCACATTAGATTTGTTACTTTTCCGTTGCAATTTAAACTTACTAGTCAATTAATGGCTTTCAAATTGAACATAAAGACCATCGTTTTGGTTAAAACCTAGTTGTTCTCAAccattgctactccctaaaacccTCCCGAAGGACTACGCACGTATGTAATTTAACGCCAGTCATAAACCAGACGACTCCAGATAAGCAATATGAAACGACAACGacaaataaagataaatttgaGACGCGAGAATCAATTTTCTAATTAGGCTTAGAATGCGTATGAGCAGGAAGATGCATTTTAATGAGTCGACGCGataatgtatttcagataatcctaatgagcgtttcatttttcttatttagTCAATAGTTCAAAGGTTGATTTTAAGATAATGTTGTCCACATATAAGGACACGAAAAAGACATGTAACGAGCAGTTGAGTTGTTAGAGTTGGGTTTGACGATTGGAAATAAAATCAtcttaataaataaatcgtgCGTTTTCACTTTCAAGAAAACATATATCTCGCCACACTAAAAGAGAGCGCGCAACATAGCGAAGCTCACGACGCAACGATGTGCACTGTTCGACATCTCGCATCGTAATGACCATTCGATCCCTTCACTGTTCCGTTTCgtttccctgatggcgttgctatacgcagtcagagTCGCCGGGTGCGTCGCGGGAATGTATACGTAAGAGGACTGCGATCCCTCTGGTCCGAGAAATCTCTGTCCTCCACGTAACGTTTGAATTCTTTGATGCTGTTGTGAATGGCGAAATGCTCCGTGGAGAGTTTAAGAAGGCTTTCTCTGACTTGGCGTCCATTTTATTGCTGTCTTATCCCCTTCCTTCACGTTAGGGTACGTACTCGTGTGAAAGACGTATGTAGAAGTTCAGGGTTTTGAGAAATCTTTGACGTCCTTTGACATTCACAGGTCTTTTGAAATTGCGTACCGCTTCGACGCGGGACTCTGGTGGGCGTATGCCATCTTGACCCCAGGAATTCTATTTTATCCACGGTGCTGAGCTGCTCTAAATATTCTTCCCGATTGTTTGATGAGATTGAAATGGTCAATGTAACACCAACAGAAATCAAGTCCTCATAGTAGCTCATCCATTAagcgtgtgtgtatggtgggggagaagctacagtttctgcgaactcaggccgtgttagcccattttactcgccacgctcatctaacggaatattccggattcgctaacgtatcgcaggatttccgttagtggatgtaatgttacccgtcgcaattggagaacatcggcaccaaaaatgcctgatgcgtccatagacggggcattcatataggaaatgctccgtggattccgcttcctcattacaggagggacacgtatcccataaataaaaaaaactttgcggtacgtgtgttcggttctggcaggaaaagtttagtgtgtcgagcagcatttaggctctgccacctgtcattatgggaagcttgttcccagtttttgaaaacagacttagccaatgctactgatactccaattgctggctctggtcccggcataggggagattgacccctctttcgctaaagcgtccgaaatttcatttccctctacgccacagtgaccaggtacccagagtagttccaccgtattgaatctagacacagagttcaatcgatttctgcattcctgaacgattttcgaggtgatcaaaccctcaatgcagcttagcTGTCACTGCATTGCGATGcgactgcccttcaaccgctcgtcaatcacccagtttgccgcccttaggatcgcataaacttcggcttgaaaaaccgttgcatattgtccaaaAGGAAAAgtccatttctcgtttttattcgagaggttgaCTCCGGCTCCTGCCtcctctgtttttgagccaccaCGCATTGCATTAAGCACTGAAAGGAATGGGTGGCATTTCGGAGGCTAACAGTCATTACCATGAACTCATAAACCCCGAACGGCGTTGTTACTTCTTAGGAATCTTCTACTCTGCTATCGGGTTATGATGGAATGCGTGTACTATGATAGATCCAATTTTGTAAAGGTTTTCTTATCGGCGAGGTTGGCACTTATATTTTCCATGTGTCGAAGTGGGTAGCGGTCCGGTTGTGTGACTGCATTAAAACGACGGAAATCGCCACATCGGAGCCAGCTTCCTTTCTTTCCCACCAAATGTGAGGGGCCCGCGCAAAGACTTGCAAAATCCTATGGCTAGGATTAACTTGGACTCCTGTTGTGCGATTTTCAATTTGTCTGGTGTCAATCGCCGTGCACGTCCTTATACCGGGGGCCTCTTGCAGTTATGTGATACTGCACGGCGTGGTTCCGCCTTGTGTTGATTTCCGCTGGATGTGTTAGCACAGGATATTTCCTTATCAGGTCGTGGAATTTGCTGATTCCGCAGACTGTCGATGTTCCTATTTCATTTAACGGGCGAACTTGACCTTCTCCATACGTCTTGATCTCTGAACCATTTGCggcatttcctttttcttcagcctttgccccgttcacaagcggggtcggctcgtcgtgatcggcttcgccacttggctctatcgaatgcctgatctgggtgcaatcttgaggctttcaaatctccatctagcgtatcaagccaccgttctttaggtctgccttttggtcgtttaccatcgacttcgatgttcagaccaatcttggccagtAAATTCTCGTTTACACGAATTGTgtaaccatactatcgaagtcgcctctctcgcaacttttctacgatcggtgcagccccataacgatcgtggatatcctcatttcggatgtgatcttaacgtgtgacgccactagtccaacgtagcatcttcgtctccattaccgcgagacgccgttcattgtcttttatagtcggccaacattcagaaccttAGAGagggactggacggacgacattgcgttaaTTTTTagctttgagacgttcgttgatacgtcgatcacaaagaacaccagttgtggaacgccacttcatccaggttgcgttaatgcgtgaagcaatttcataacgcagttctccattcgctcagttctaggcagatcactgccgctgacactgATTGTGCCTGtgttcaaaaattcagttttgtttaaattcaatttgagaccgtgttgcatgaggcgatcattccatttttgaacaagttgctcgagatcatttttgctatcagatgctaggaaaacatcatctgcataaagtagtgtgtagggcgctggacgttggatattccgtgtgacggtgtccataacaagaacaaagaggagtggtgagagggcgcttccttgatgaacatcaacagagatacgaagcggctttgatatacccgccatacttcgaactttactttccggatcatggtagagcaattgaacccagcgcacgagttcttctggcacgaagtgttgtcgtaaagcataccagatgagttcgtgtggtacacggtcaaacgctttctctagatccagaaatgcaatgtaaagagggcgatgcttctcacggtgtttctccatgagtaaccgcccagcgtgtattgcgtcagtagttccgcagttcttcaacgatttcgcgaatacagttgtcaagaatgcgttcaaaaatcttcatggtatgggaagtaaccggatcggacggtaatttgaacattctgctttcCATATTCGaagagtggtactttcttgccactcagatggtgttcttccttcctgaattacccggttaaagaattcactaagtcacagtgttgggttcagctctttgctttccagagttcagatgcgatgtcgtcaggtcctgttgctttccccgatttcatttgttttattgcctcctcgacttcagttgcaacTGGTCCAAATGATGTCGGCAattattgtggaagtggaggatgagcaaattcttcagttgaaatctgctcgaagtattctcgccatctatccgttgcgactcgacggttggtaagcaaaataccgttcttgtcattaacgcaacagaagtgttcgatgtcttgtgtgcgttcattacggcttctagcaagtcgatacagatctctctcgccatctcgagtgtccagtttatcgtaaagatttttgaaatggttcgctcgggtgacagcggccgttttctttgcttcccggttggcatccttataaatttgccaattagcaggcgttttatcgtcgtaaAATTTATGgtcgaggcgtttcttttcacagaccttcatttcaacatcgtcattccaaagccaagtatctcggttgatgtaccgcttacccggcttggtgaccccgagagttgcagaggccgctttgtggatcgtgtctttcatttggttccatgattcttctacattcgtaatggtcggcaatcgtatgagtgagatagttttttctttcttctcacctaatcgccaccatttaatgcgcggcgggccagtgcgttcctcaccctgttttatcggtggcttaattcgcaggacggcaatcaacggctgatgttgaggtgcaatggtctcatagggaacgactttgcaatcagtgacagtggtaaaatgttggcgtcttatgagattatagtcgatttgcggcATAGAGCTTATAATTTGCTGGTCTTGTCATACGGCGGTACATGCGAGGGAGTACTGGTAGTTCAGTATGACCCAACTTTGTGCGTTTCTCGCCTGTTGTTTGAACGAGGATGGCTGTTGACAGGAACTGCTGCAGCTCCAAAACCTGAAAGGAACCAAAAATGGCTTGGTGCTTTCATTATTACCCTTATTATTTCGCGGTGGGGTGCAGCACGCCGTGCACACCCGAACGTAGAGCAGCTACTTCATCCGCTAACATGTCGCAAGAGTGCATGTCCACTAAAATTTTCGTGGTATCAGCCGGCCGGCTTTTAGTGGACTGTGCGATGAAGTTTATGGCCAGGTTGTTGACCTGTACGATACTGTTGGCCATAGTCGCTATATCGTCGAGGGACGAGATATTTGAAGCTGCTAGTATCAACTGTATTGATACTAGTAGACGCGCTAACCACAAAGATCTTAAAAGCGAGACTTTATTATCTGCGGCTACAAGACGTTGCATGATCATAGCATATTTCCCAGCAGCTGGGGGTTTTTCCATGATGTTCGCCACCTGTGCTAAGGCGGCCATGACCAATTCTCCAATGACCTTATCGAACTTCGATGTATCGATTTTGCTACCGCCCGTGCAAACTTGCTTGCTTTTGCTTGCTTTTGGCAGAACGGTGCAAGTTTGAGGGCGATGATATTACATATTTCGGCAGATTGCTGTTTTTCTTTGTGCTCGGCTTCGTTTCCGTGCatggaattttcattttctgaagTCATCTCGGGTCAACAGTATAAGGAGCGCGGTGTATCGCCACGTGTACGTTCTCTACAATGGAAACACGAGGAGGTATTTCCAAATGTAAACTACCTTATTCCATCCGAGAAtactaaaattaatttaaacgtTACGTAATCTTGCGGCGGACGTCTCGATACCTCTCTTTACCGATGCTGCTGCCTCTGCTGAGTTGCCACAGATTCTTTACTAAATTATCATCCTAATTATAACTCAAATTTCACATAGTCTTAATGTTTACACTAAGACCGTTGACAACAGAACTTGTAATTTGTTAGAAGGTCAATTTTTTACTACCCGTACTACGAGTGTGGATACTGTATTAATGTTACTGAAATGACCCTTTACCTTTGCATTTCTATGGAAACTTTTGAAATTTGACTTTTGGGCGGTTAAATCCTTCAAATCGGCCTATGTAAGACGTTTCCCGGGGGTGGTGCTACATTGTGGGTATCACTCCCTGTCGTGATATCGCTCGTATTTTTCATTGTCATATAGGTTGCAGAATTGTCAATCTTCTCGAATAGTAGTATATGGACtagcaagatcgttgtcttgtacagtaagagttttgaggTTTCGTgcggaacagattttgtaagccGAAGTAGCCTCTGTTGGATCCAAACAATCAAGCGTTAATTTAATCGTCgaagttgttatcggttgttgttTTCGAAGCTATCTAGCTGTCAATGgtattaaagttgtagtctctctcTTTATTGTTCTCTTTTATCCAGTGTAATTGGAGGTTTCTTAGTTACTTTGATTTTTGGTGTAGACGTTGCCACCgtttacttcgtcttgcctacaGTATGCTCGATCTAGATTAACGTAGATTGTGCATCTCAGATTGTTTTTTCCTTAATGTCAATAGCGTCAACTTGGGATAGTATAATAGTTGGGTGGAAGAAGAGTACATCTCGCACTAACATCAGCATCGTGGAtcaccttttccagggccaggttaaaacgTATGCACGATAGAGCATCCTCTTATCTTATatcgttgttgatggtgaatggcCTGCAGACGTGATTTTACTTCTTTTATCCGAACTGGCACATTAGTCagagtcagcttagtcagtccaTATTAATAGGTTAGGACACCGAATTCTTAAAGCATT of Hermetia illucens chromosome 4, iHerIll2.2.curated.20191125, whole genome shotgun sequence contains these proteins:
- the LOC119655428 gene encoding uncharacterized protein LOC119655428, encoding MTGIVDTEAWREFFSVLQTLPELWKVKADVFKDKHKKKIALSKLLEVYKSIDGNANEDTVKKRLQNIRSCYRRECKKVERSRKSGAGVEEEYVPTLWYFDLVEFLRDQEIQLSGTSTVDLDDGDLELPTETHEPGPSRKRRRTNDEYLEERNALLKDALAQLASSEKPKDDASTHSESWAVSLRELSPLQQIYAKKAIQDIFTLGQLGALRLTTVNVAEALAISSEHSGE